A region from the Desulfitobacterium dehalogenans ATCC 51507 genome encodes:
- a CDS encoding dimethyl sulfoxide reductase anchor subunit family protein — MEEFALIIFTICVQAAAGLMVFTAVAKQLNKTALFKTAVTISAGLAIVGFLASFLHLGHPLAAVNALTRFATSWLSREIWLTSAFTGLTVLAALLIYLKPEAKKAIDALIILAAAIGLVDVLAMASVYTSSSVAAWKSGSIVVEFYAAAISMGALLFLALSMKEDTGKMKTIVAIAVAAAFVIQAIAMIPYYNSFGASTNHALQQSYAILSGMMPAMVLKWAAILVGAVLLFLPVKEKSKDASFILGAAALVVVGQLIGRYLFFAIKIIS, encoded by the coding sequence ATGGAAGAGTTCGCCTTAATTATCTTTACCATTTGTGTGCAAGCGGCGGCTGGGTTAATGGTCTTTACGGCTGTTGCCAAACAACTGAACAAAACCGCTCTCTTTAAAACCGCTGTAACCATTTCCGCCGGGTTAGCCATTGTGGGCTTTCTCGCTTCCTTCCTCCATCTGGGCCATCCCTTGGCTGCGGTCAATGCCCTCACCCGCTTCGCCACCTCCTGGCTGAGCCGGGAGATTTGGCTGACCAGCGCCTTTACCGGCTTGACCGTCCTCGCCGCTTTGCTCATTTACTTGAAACCTGAGGCGAAAAAAGCCATCGATGCTTTAATTATTCTGGCTGCCGCCATCGGTCTGGTTGACGTCTTGGCCATGGCTTCGGTCTACACCTCCTCCAGCGTTGCCGCCTGGAAGTCCGGTTCAATTGTTGTGGAGTTCTATGCCGCCGCCATTTCCATGGGCGCGCTGCTGTTCCTCGCCTTGAGCATGAAGGAAGATACCGGCAAGATGAAAACCATCGTAGCCATAGCCGTAGCCGCAGCCTTCGTAATCCAAGCCATCGCCATGATTCCCTATTACAATAGTTTCGGAGCCAGCACCAATCATGCTCTGCAACAGAGCTATGCTATTCTCAGCGGCATGATGCCGGCCATGGTTCTGAAATGGGCCGCCATCCTGGTGGGGGCCGTGCTGCTCTTCCTCCCTGTCAAGGAAAAGAGCAAAGATGCCTCCTTCATCCTGGGGGCCGCTGCTCTGGTTGTAGTAGGCCAGCTCATTGGACGCTACCTCTTCTTTGCCATCAAAATTATCTCCTAG
- a CDS encoding 4Fe-4S dicluster domain-containing protein, whose protein sequence is MALGFYFDVNKCIGCRTCQVACKDRNRLDVGIIFRKVKSYETGSFPDARVYHYSGACNHCAEAKCVQGCPTGALHFADDGTVQHDRKKCVGCKYCTWNCPYSVPQFIEEAGVIGKCDSCKDLRDTGANPVCVDACLMRCLEFGDLDQLAAKHKADLVKDLPTLPSSQVTNPSLLINPRKFSLDPKYKEVEV, encoded by the coding sequence ATGGCCTTAGGATTTTATTTTGATGTCAATAAATGCATTGGCTGCCGCACCTGCCAGGTAGCCTGCAAAGATAGAAACCGCCTGGATGTGGGCATTATTTTCCGCAAAGTCAAAAGCTATGAAACAGGCTCTTTTCCCGATGCCAGAGTCTACCACTACTCCGGCGCCTGCAACCATTGCGCCGAAGCCAAATGTGTTCAAGGCTGCCCCACCGGGGCCCTGCATTTCGCTGATGACGGCACTGTACAGCACGATCGCAAAAAATGCGTCGGCTGCAAGTACTGCACCTGGAATTGCCCCTATAGTGTCCCCCAATTCATTGAAGAAGCCGGCGTCATCGGCAAATGCGACAGCTGCAAAGACCTCCGCGATACCGGTGCCAATCCGGTTTGCGTCGATGCCTGCCTGATGCGCTGCCTGGAGTTCGGTGATCTGGACCAATTGGCGGCCAAACATAAGGCTGACCTGGTCAAAGATTTGCCTACCCTACCCTCCTCCCAGGTTACCAATCCCTCCTTATTGATCAACCCCAGGAAATTCTCCCTGGACCCCAAGTATAAAGAAGTGGAGGTGTAA
- a CDS encoding molybdopterin-dependent oxidoreductase translates to MVNLFKKITEKQISRRTFLAATAAGTASLALAGCGTALAPVGAEYDAAAINGEGEWIPAACWFNCGYKCYNAALVVDNVVVRQKTDDTEPDSFSKPQLRGCLRGRAQQQQAFGADRLKYPMKRKHWEPLTGGDKSLRGKDEWVRISWDEALDYVAAELKHVKEKYGNSSILMPTWGSNMCDFYNTISAFGGYADVDDTSSVGTYKYGGGMVGIHNGGYGDANDRLDLLNCDTIVLYGCNPAWASAGLPSHNLIHAKEAGAKFIYVGPSYNESANLTDAKWIRVRPGTDTAFLLSVAYVMITEDDPLTNPLLDWDFLNRCTVGFDANHMPADAKLDENFKDYVLGKYDNHPKTPEWASEISGTPVEDIIWFAKEMHKDKKVSILHASAPARCNNADDFPQLLMTIAAMGGHYGKPGHSCGSGQYYCSTNGGPNLIRMGASGAPVIPNSCKEVITAPELWDAVLNGKYNRTGTTWEDFSSLWDPTYMGERDIDIRVIIHSWRNTLQTTQGVGKGIEAHRKVDFVFSCAYSLNISAQYSDIVLPIVTQWEKQSTYTYLTSYNRDMQFFPSRVMEPLFEAKSDQWIAVELGKRLGIDVNQAYPLSEEQQYFNCIAGTTVINKEGTDYETLVTITAEDLAWWEQKYGKVDGKPQQGHIGLRELMEKGIYKVERHEGDNYGAITYEAFVKDPEKNPLTTNSGKFEIYCQTKADIINRMGRSTLKPYPSYVQPLNGYEQSFKDWDKKIKGDYPYQVTNPHYLRRAHTGFDYLPWLREAMPNPVFISAVDAEEKGIKDGDTVLLTNPHGKVLRQASVSQRLMPGYIELPHGTWLELDEKTGIDKSGSDNYLCHPQTSGQGVSGYNTTLANLEKYEGEPLTPDHLWPMRVVIL, encoded by the coding sequence ATGGTAAATCTTTTCAAAAAAATTACTGAGAAACAAATAAGCCGCAGAACATTCCTGGCTGCCACTGCAGCCGGAACGGCCAGCCTGGCCCTTGCCGGCTGCGGCACTGCCCTCGCTCCGGTGGGAGCGGAATATGACGCGGCCGCAATCAACGGGGAAGGTGAATGGATACCTGCCGCCTGTTGGTTTAACTGCGGCTATAAATGTTATAACGCCGCCCTTGTCGTGGACAATGTGGTGGTCCGCCAGAAAACCGATGATACCGAACCGGACAGCTTCAGCAAGCCCCAGCTGAGAGGCTGCCTGCGCGGACGGGCCCAGCAGCAGCAGGCCTTTGGCGCGGATCGTTTAAAATACCCGATGAAACGCAAACATTGGGAACCCCTCACCGGCGGCGACAAATCGTTGCGCGGCAAAGACGAATGGGTACGGATTTCCTGGGATGAAGCCCTGGATTATGTAGCTGCCGAGTTAAAACACGTCAAAGAGAAATATGGGAACAGCTCCATCCTGATGCCTACCTGGGGCAGCAATATGTGTGATTTTTATAATACAATCAGTGCCTTTGGCGGTTATGCCGACGTGGATGATACTTCATCCGTAGGCACCTACAAATATGGCGGTGGCATGGTGGGGATTCACAATGGTGGTTATGGTGATGCCAATGACCGTTTGGATCTGTTAAACTGCGACACAATTGTTCTGTATGGCTGCAACCCTGCCTGGGCTTCAGCTGGATTGCCCAGCCACAACTTAATCCATGCCAAAGAAGCCGGCGCCAAGTTCATTTATGTCGGGCCAAGTTATAACGAAAGCGCTAACCTCACGGATGCTAAATGGATACGCGTCCGCCCCGGTACAGATACGGCGTTCCTGCTTTCGGTAGCCTATGTCATGATCACAGAAGACGACCCCCTCACCAATCCTTTGCTTGATTGGGATTTTCTCAATCGCTGCACGGTGGGCTTTGACGCTAATCATATGCCGGCTGATGCCAAACTTGACGAAAACTTCAAAGACTATGTACTGGGCAAATACGACAATCATCCCAAAACCCCTGAATGGGCTTCGGAAATCAGCGGCACACCGGTGGAAGATATTATTTGGTTTGCCAAAGAAATGCATAAGGACAAGAAGGTCTCCATTTTGCACGCCAGTGCGCCGGCCCGCTGCAATAACGCCGATGATTTCCCTCAACTATTGATGACCATCGCCGCAATGGGGGGGCATTACGGTAAACCTGGTCACTCCTGTGGCTCTGGTCAATACTACTGCTCCACTAACGGCGGCCCTAACCTGATCCGGATGGGAGCTTCCGGCGCTCCAGTCATTCCCAATTCCTGCAAAGAAGTGATTACCGCTCCCGAGTTATGGGATGCCGTACTGAACGGAAAATACAACCGAACCGGGACTACGTGGGAAGATTTCTCAAGTCTATGGGATCCTACCTATATGGGAGAGCGGGATATTGATATCCGTGTCATCATCCATTCCTGGCGCAACACCCTGCAGACAACCCAAGGTGTCGGCAAAGGGATCGAGGCCCATCGCAAGGTAGACTTTGTTTTCAGCTGTGCTTATTCCTTAAACATCAGCGCCCAATACTCGGATATCGTACTCCCCATTGTTACTCAGTGGGAAAAACAGAGCACCTACACTTACCTTACGTCGTATAACCGGGACATGCAGTTCTTCCCATCAAGAGTCATGGAACCTCTTTTCGAGGCTAAAAGCGATCAATGGATTGCCGTAGAGCTTGGCAAGCGCTTAGGCATTGATGTGAATCAAGCCTATCCCCTGTCGGAAGAGCAGCAGTACTTCAATTGCATTGCCGGTACTACGGTGATTAACAAAGAAGGCACTGACTATGAAACCTTAGTAACCATTACTGCCGAGGATCTCGCCTGGTGGGAGCAAAAATATGGCAAAGTGGATGGGAAGCCACAGCAAGGCCACATCGGTCTGCGCGAGCTGATGGAGAAGGGCATCTACAAGGTTGAACGTCACGAGGGCGATAACTATGGAGCTATCACCTATGAAGCCTTTGTCAAAGATCCGGAGAAAAACCCCCTTACTACCAATAGCGGCAAGTTTGAAATCTATTGCCAAACCAAGGCCGACATCATCAACCGTATGGGACGCAGCACCCTCAAACCCTATCCCTCTTATGTACAGCCCCTCAACGGTTATGAACAGAGCTTTAAAGATTGGGATAAAAAGATCAAAGGCGATTATCCTTATCAAGTCACCAATCCTCACTATTTAAGGCGCGCCCATACCGGTTTTGACTACCTGCCCTGGCTCAGGGAAGCCATGCCCAATCCGGTATTTATCAGTGCCGTGGATGCAGAGGAAAAAGGCATCAAAGACGGCGATACCGTACTGCTCACCAATCCCCATGGCAAAGTCCTGCGTCAGGCCAGCGTCAGCCAGCGGCTGATGCCCGGCTATATCGAGCTGCCCCACGGTACCTGGCTGGAGCTGGATGAGAAAACTGGTATTGACAAATCCGGCTCTGATAATTATCTCTGCCATCCTCAAACCAGCGGCCAAGGTGTTTCCGGCTACAATACTACCCTAGCCAACCTGGAAAAATATGAGGGTGAGCCCCTTACCCCTGACCACTTATGGCCCATGAGAGTCGTTATACTTTAA
- a CDS encoding PucR family transcriptional regulator has protein sequence MEKNTSMPNPMRKLLKMSGKGLDALTCALAEVLNQPILVATPAYETISTTLLHPDLDAFRVEIEGDWADNESIFFCTLSTEALRLQGAGWAVAPNGRVLGYLFVLYEQTEPDFEGLQPIIETALSLYAIHLQNKLELKQEKHKTKNSFFYDLLYGNLKRNEDIITMGEVWGWDFRRPHRVLLLATELEHHSPDWHLMEVLQKIVDRTLINKFYKNPATTVNRNEVVAIIPGAREKGAEQKQEILSIMEHLSGQFQATAPQYRISCGVGQAYTHPNDLFRSYQEAKVACEMGSLLEVAVPFFSEMGLERILYKHDLEDLKEYYHHVLGALPEDEGEDNLLSLLESFVDNQFDMNKTAQATFLHRNTLRYRLNKIEALLDRSLTDIDTRLDLAAAFKIRRLHKERLASDDLSGI, from the coding sequence ATGGAAAAAAACACTTCAATGCCGAACCCCATGCGGAAGCTGTTGAAAATGTCCGGTAAGGGCCTGGATGCTCTCACTTGCGCCCTTGCCGAAGTGTTGAATCAGCCCATCCTGGTTGCTACCCCCGCTTATGAAACCATTTCCACCACACTGCTCCATCCGGATCTGGATGCTTTCAGGGTTGAGATAGAAGGGGATTGGGCGGATAATGAGTCTATATTCTTCTGTACACTATCTACGGAAGCTTTGCGTCTGCAAGGGGCAGGTTGGGCTGTTGCTCCCAATGGCCGGGTGTTGGGCTATCTCTTCGTACTGTATGAACAAACCGAGCCGGATTTTGAGGGGTTGCAACCCATCATTGAAACAGCTCTATCCTTATATGCCATCCACCTTCAGAACAAGTTGGAGCTGAAGCAGGAAAAGCATAAGACCAAGAATTCTTTCTTCTATGATTTGCTCTATGGGAACCTTAAGCGCAATGAAGATATTATTACCATGGGTGAGGTGTGGGGCTGGGATTTCCGCCGGCCCCACAGAGTGCTGCTGCTGGCAACGGAGCTGGAACATCACTCACCCGACTGGCACCTTATGGAGGTTCTGCAAAAGATTGTGGACCGCACCTTGATCAATAAATTTTATAAAAACCCTGCCACCACAGTGAACCGCAACGAAGTTGTGGCCATCATACCCGGGGCGAGAGAAAAGGGGGCAGAGCAAAAACAGGAAATCCTCTCCATCATGGAACACCTTTCCGGTCAATTCCAAGCAACAGCACCCCAGTACCGGATATCCTGCGGAGTAGGGCAAGCCTATACTCACCCTAATGACCTCTTTCGCAGTTACCAGGAGGCCAAAGTCGCCTGCGAGATGGGAAGTCTGCTGGAGGTTGCCGTGCCTTTTTTCAGCGAGATGGGCTTGGAGCGCATCCTTTACAAACATGACTTGGAGGATCTGAAGGAATACTATCATCATGTTCTGGGAGCTTTACCGGAGGATGAGGGGGAAGATAATCTGCTTTCTCTTCTGGAGAGCTTTGTGGATAACCAGTTCGATATGAATAAGACGGCTCAGGCTACTTTTTTGCACCGCAACACCCTTCGTTACCGCTTGAACAAAATCGAAGCCCTTCTCGACCGCTCCCTGACCGATATTGATACCCGCCTGGATCTGGCTGCGGCGTTTAAGATCAGGCGGCTGCATAAAGAGAGGCTTGCTTCAGACGATCTCAGCGGTATTTAG
- a CDS encoding molybdopterin-dependent oxidoreductase: MPTFRNTCPRHCYSSCSMISHMSGGKLTRVVGDSAHGYTRGRLCAKGYSLIQYALDEYRLKYPLRQVRRGSGEWRRISWDQAYEIIASKMIELNTRYGSNLGLGYYKGNGNAGLLHQAVEGMFAGLGPHTRPTGDICSATGEAALMETVGELSPDPEEMGDAGLIVIWGANPANTNINQMKFIYEARQKGVPLVVIDPLLTHTANRADLYVQINPGTDGWLAWGIAKILIESGRIDKKFIQEKTRDFDQYKLGLKKITLDEVCSQTGVHLSVVEELAALYARFYPAANWLGFGMQRYPSGGESVKAVGALAALTGSFASVGGGVYFRHRPQEEFPLNIAKHQGVKHPLLTSSREVPVNDFPRRAMKLQEPPLKMLWVSCGNPLAQDYNLRVWRDLFQHMELVITVDLYLNSTARQSDLVLPAASFFEEEDLHVSFWHHWLSYNQKVLPAFYESKSDLQIARELTRKLNELRPGFSNFPAEKEPWDWIAGELSPEVRELYALEDPADLQKCSYKRSKEPLSPDWSYRFPEIQPQRFQDVRERDSSLLFPYHLLTPQSLLKFHTQYETLSWLNSENREEPMIELAEEIACKHNIREDSWVEIYNENGFVSGRAKINPYLPEKIILVEQSDRYPINHLISGQGKEGESIPYFDCRVNLRRVRKDV, from the coding sequence ATGCCAACGTTTCGCAATACATGTCCGCGGCATTGTTATAGTTCCTGCAGTATGATTTCCCATATGAGCGGAGGTAAGCTGACCCGGGTTGTGGGAGACTCCGCCCATGGCTATACCCGGGGAAGACTCTGTGCCAAAGGGTATTCCTTGATTCAATATGCCTTGGACGAATATCGTTTGAAATATCCTTTGCGTCAAGTGCGGCGGGGGTCAGGGGAGTGGCGGCGGATTTCCTGGGACCAGGCCTATGAAATCATCGCCTCCAAAATGATCGAACTGAATACCCGCTATGGTTCTAATCTGGGCTTAGGGTATTATAAAGGCAATGGCAATGCCGGCTTGCTGCATCAGGCTGTGGAAGGAATGTTTGCGGGTCTGGGCCCTCATACCCGACCGACCGGGGATATTTGTTCGGCTACCGGGGAAGCCGCACTTATGGAGACCGTAGGTGAACTAAGTCCTGATCCGGAGGAGATGGGCGATGCCGGCTTGATCGTGATCTGGGGAGCTAACCCGGCCAATACCAATATCAATCAAATGAAGTTTATCTATGAAGCACGCCAAAAGGGAGTCCCATTGGTGGTTATCGATCCGCTCCTTACTCATACAGCCAATAGAGCCGATTTATATGTTCAGATCAATCCGGGAACCGATGGGTGGCTGGCTTGGGGTATTGCCAAAATCTTGATCGAAAGTGGCAGGATCGATAAAAAGTTCATTCAGGAAAAAACCAGAGACTTTGATCAATATAAGCTAGGACTTAAGAAGATTACTCTGGATGAAGTCTGTTCACAAACAGGAGTCCATTTAAGCGTTGTTGAAGAATTAGCCGCTCTGTATGCCCGCTTTTACCCAGCCGCTAATTGGCTGGGTTTCGGCATGCAGCGCTATCCCAGTGGCGGAGAATCGGTAAAGGCTGTGGGTGCTCTGGCAGCTCTGACAGGGAGTTTTGCTTCGGTTGGGGGCGGGGTCTATTTTCGCCACCGGCCTCAGGAGGAATTTCCTCTGAATATAGCCAAGCATCAGGGAGTAAAGCATCCTTTGCTCACCTCTTCCCGGGAGGTACCGGTCAACGATTTTCCGCGCAGGGCGATGAAGCTTCAGGAGCCGCCTCTTAAAATGCTTTGGGTTTCCTGTGGCAATCCTTTGGCCCAGGATTATAATCTACGGGTTTGGCGTGATTTGTTTCAACACATGGAGTTAGTCATTACTGTAGATCTCTATCTGAACAGCACCGCCCGGCAGTCCGACCTTGTCCTGCCGGCTGCTTCCTTCTTTGAGGAAGAAGATTTGCATGTGAGCTTTTGGCACCACTGGCTTTCCTATAATCAAAAAGTGCTGCCGGCTTTCTATGAATCAAAGAGCGATTTACAGATTGCCCGGGAATTAACCCGTAAACTCAATGAACTCCGGCCTGGGTTTTCTAATTTTCCCGCGGAAAAAGAACCCTGGGATTGGATAGCAGGGGAGTTGTCTCCGGAGGTTAGGGAACTTTATGCTTTAGAGGACCCCGCCGATCTCCAAAAGTGCTCCTATAAAAGGAGCAAGGAACCCCTCTCACCGGATTGGAGCTACCGTTTTCCTGAAATTCAACCTCAACGTTTTCAAGATGTCAGAGAAAGGGATTCATCCCTACTGTTTCCTTACCACCTGCTTACTCCCCAATCCCTGCTTAAATTCCATACCCAGTATGAGACCCTTTCCTGGCTTAATTCAGAGAATAGGGAAGAACCCATGATTGAACTGGCGGAGGAAATCGCCTGCAAGCATAATATCCGTGAAGATTCTTGGGTTGAAATCTATAATGAGAATGGCTTTGTAAGTGGCCGGGCTAAAATCAATCCCTATCTTCCGGAGAAAATTATCCTGGTGGAGCAAAGTGACCGTTATCCGATCAATCATCTGATCAGCGGTCAAGGGAAAGAAGGGGAAAGTATCCCTTATTTTGATTGCCGAGTCAACCTCAGGAGGGTGCGCAAGGATGTTTAA
- a CDS encoding 4Fe-4S dicluster domain-containing protein, producing the protein MFKRKGFLFNANLCIGCRACEMACRNENHTPANIHWRHVKEIDLGTYLSMACNHCDSPECFRVCPQHAFNKRKDGIVEIDSSLCNGCRLCVKACPYDAPQYNINTNKVTRCQMCYPRQDHGLPPACVEACTTGALTTIELNDPRLPETVQVIPGFTDIRLTKPSILFYPPRPKKRYFLKQSE; encoded by the coding sequence ATGTTTAAGAGAAAGGGCTTTCTGTTTAATGCCAATCTCTGCATAGGATGCCGGGCTTGTGAGATGGCCTGCCGCAATGAAAATCATACACCGGCTAATATACACTGGCGGCATGTCAAGGAAATAGACCTGGGGACCTATCTGTCCATGGCCTGCAACCATTGTGACAGCCCGGAATGTTTCCGTGTCTGCCCCCAGCATGCCTTTAACAAAAGAAAAGACGGGATTGTTGAGATTGATTCTTCCCTTTGCAACGGCTGCCGTCTCTGTGTGAAGGCCTGCCCTTATGATGCTCCCCAGTACAACATCAATACCAATAAGGTGACCCGCTGCCAGATGTGCTATCCTCGTCAGGACCATGGGCTGCCCCCAGCCTGCGTTGAGGCTTGCACCACGGGGGCATTGACAACCATAGAGCTTAATGATCCTCGGCTGCCTGAAACGGTGCAAGTCATTCCAGGATTTACAGATATCCGCTTAACAAAACCTTCAATTCTCTTTTATCCGCCGCGGCCGAAGAAGAGATACTTTCTTAAACAGAGTGAGTAA
- a CDS encoding DUF2922 domain-containing protein, giving the protein MGLSTRKVARLVFTTAGGGTFTITLPDPREDVQVTEIVAAMESLIASDIYMTAVGALTGIKDAKIVDTTINDLFDPAAG; this is encoded by the coding sequence ATGGGGTTATCCACAAGAAAAGTGGCCCGATTGGTCTTCACCACCGCCGGTGGCGGAACGTTCACCATTACTCTTCCCGATCCAAGGGAAGATGTGCAGGTGACAGAAATCGTGGCCGCTATGGAATCACTCATAGCAAGTGACATCTATATGACAGCCGTCGGGGCATTAACCGGGATCAAGGATGCGAAGATTGTCGATACGACAATTAACGATCTCTTTGATCCGGCAGCCGGTTAA
- a CDS encoding DUF1659 domain-containing protein: MAVEGIPYSAALVVVYQTGLSPLGVPITRQKTFNSIRFDASEEAVYNAAHALFGLTKHPVLDVFFRKTWELAEDE; this comes from the coding sequence ATGGCAGTGGAAGGAATTCCTTATTCCGCAGCTTTGGTGGTGGTCTATCAGACGGGTCTTTCCCCTCTCGGAGTCCCCATCACGAGACAAAAAACCTTCAATTCTATCCGCTTTGATGCATCCGAAGAAGCCGTTTATAACGCTGCACATGCGTTATTTGGCTTAACGAAGCATCCCGTCCTCGATGTGTTTTTTCGTAAAACCTGGGAACTGGCAGAGGATGAATAG
- a CDS encoding DUF3102 domain-containing protein — MSDFVTERTPQIIAAEINSYKEPSRRIHLICAVEIGRRLIEAKSLVPYGEWGKWLQEYVDYSQLTAERYMKVAREYGQAMSASPEGEAESSSMKNLSYTQAVILFDVPEEERAEFIAELDIDNMSVRQLQKAVKEREQAKQEKDEAELKNGELQKALEGEKEKSSELKKERDDLKVKTGVLEKKNQVLEQEVANRKAENSKLKEKELFKSNQKLRSDLTAAQIKNATHKVAFKFEALERAFKELTYELGLLVEIDKGVHGEYQKNLRKFLLKCLDEKWR, encoded by the coding sequence ATGAGCGATTTCGTAACCGAACGCACCCCGCAGATCATCGCGGCCGAGATAAACAGCTATAAAGAACCAAGCCGGAGAATCCACTTAATCTGTGCCGTGGAGATAGGTCGGCGGCTGATAGAGGCTAAGTCTCTCGTTCCTTATGGGGAATGGGGAAAATGGCTGCAGGAGTATGTGGATTATTCCCAGCTTACGGCGGAAAGATATATGAAAGTTGCCAGGGAGTACGGGCAGGCAATGAGTGCCTCCCCGGAGGGGGAAGCAGAATCTTCATCGATGAAGAATTTGAGCTATACTCAGGCGGTAATTTTGTTTGATGTTCCGGAAGAAGAACGGGCAGAGTTTATCGCAGAGTTGGATATCGACAATATGTCTGTGCGCCAGCTCCAGAAGGCCGTAAAGGAACGGGAGCAGGCCAAGCAGGAAAAAGATGAGGCCGAGCTGAAGAACGGGGAACTGCAGAAAGCTCTGGAGGGTGAAAAGGAGAAAAGTAGTGAGCTGAAAAAAGAGCGTGACGATCTGAAGGTCAAGACAGGGGTATTGGAAAAGAAAAATCAGGTTCTGGAGCAGGAGGTTGCAAATAGGAAGGCTGAGAACAGTAAGCTCAAAGAAAAAGAGCTTTTCAAAAGCAATCAAAAGCTGAGGAGTGACCTTACCGCCGCACAAATCAAGAACGCTACCCATAAAGTCGCCTTTAAATTTGAAGCCCTGGAAAGGGCATTCAAAGAACTGACGTATGAGCTGGGCTTGCTGGTTGAGATCGATAAGGGTGTACATGGGGAGTACCAAAAAAATCTGAGAAAGTTCCTGCTTAAATGTCTGGATGAGAAATGGCGGTAA
- a CDS encoding TorD/DmsD family molecular chaperone — protein MSITEEAKQITQVRGNIYTLLSQCFVQPSEDLVASLVQGSLTEALQRTLGLVEEGKVARELARVKDFGVQSQGRSPAEILQDMKVEYSRLFVGPGHVVAPPYESVYKTRDDDNEIGVVMGDAAIAAKRFYRSAGLELSDDFTDLPDHIALELYFMAYLCSLEFDMANEDKEKDPISIRKMQTDFLKTHLGSWITDLSQAVDRGTNSEFYRGVAGLTEVWIGIERDELE, from the coding sequence ATGAGCATTACAGAAGAAGCAAAACAAATAACCCAAGTGCGTGGAAACATCTACACGTTATTGTCTCAGTGCTTTGTGCAGCCATCGGAAGACCTGGTGGCAAGCCTTGTTCAAGGTTCATTGACCGAGGCATTGCAAAGGACCCTGGGTCTGGTGGAAGAGGGAAAAGTAGCCCGTGAATTAGCTAGAGTCAAAGATTTTGGCGTCCAATCCCAAGGGCGATCCCCTGCGGAAATCTTGCAGGACATGAAAGTGGAATACAGCCGCCTTTTCGTCGGCCCTGGGCATGTAGTAGCGCCGCCCTATGAATCCGTTTACAAAACAAGAGACGATGACAATGAGATCGGAGTCGTGATGGGAGATGCAGCTATTGCAGCAAAACGTTTCTATCGCTCCGCCGGGCTTGAGCTTTCCGATGATTTTACGGACTTACCGGACCATATTGCCTTAGAACTTTATTTCATGGCCTATCTATGTTCTCTGGAATTTGACATGGCCAATGAAGATAAGGAAAAAGATCCGATCTCCATCCGTAAGATGCAGACTGATTTTCTGAAAACGCATTTAGGCAGCTGGATTACAGATCTTTCTCAAGCTGTTGACCGAGGAACAAACTCAGAATTCTATCGTGGAGTCGCAGGCCTGACGGAGGTCTGGATCGGAATAGAGAGAGATGAGCTAGAGTAA
- a CDS encoding 4Fe-4S dicluster domain-containing protein, whose translation MAKRMGFVINVKRCVGCKTCTVSCKMENTVAAGLARIRVLDDHQAEVFDKPTGTYPNPVRNFVPVPCQHCDNAPCVPVCPTGASKKREDGIVYVVKEDCIGCGVCVAACPYGSRQMDKESKKVDKCTLCMHRLEEGKDPMCVYCCPGRAITYGDLNDANSEAAKLVSSQTAKTIKSELGTGPAAYYILP comes from the coding sequence ATGGCAAAGAGAATGGGATTTGTGATTAATGTGAAACGGTGCGTAGGATGCAAGACCTGTACCGTATCCTGCAAAATGGAAAATACAGTAGCTGCCGGGCTGGCACGGATTCGCGTGCTGGATGATCATCAGGCGGAAGTCTTTGATAAACCTACCGGGACCTATCCGAACCCGGTAAGAAATTTCGTTCCGGTACCTTGTCAGCACTGTGACAACGCTCCCTGTGTTCCTGTCTGCCCCACCGGTGCTTCAAAGAAAAGAGAAGACGGCATTGTCTATGTGGTGAAGGAAGACTGCATCGGCTGTGGCGTATGCGTGGCTGCTTGTCCTTATGGCTCCAGACAAATGGATAAGGAGAGCAAAAAGGTTGATAAATGCACCCTATGCATGCATCGGCTGGAGGAGGGCAAAGACCCTATGTGTGTCTACTGTTGTCCGGGCCGGGCAATTACCTATGGCGATCTCAATGATGCCAATTCAGAAGCCGCCAAACTAGTCAGCAGTCAAACGGCAAAGACCATTAAATCAGAATTGGGTACCGGTCCCGCAGCCTACTATATCTTACCTTAA